In Luteimonas galliterrae, the sequence CCGCTGCACCAGGCGATACCAGTTCTCCTTGCTGCCGGTGTAGCCGTGCAGCATGACCAACGTCGGCGCATCGGCGCGATCCGCGTCGCGTTCGACATAGGTCCAACGGTAACCGGCCGCTTCGACCGCATGCAGCGACAGGCCGGCGGCGATGCGCTGGCGCGCATACTCGGCGCGCACGATCATGTACGGATCGCGCCAGACGGCGATGACGGCCAACGCAAGCATCGCCACGACGGCGATCAGCGCCGCCAGCAGCCCGCGTGCGATGCGGCCGGCGCGCATGCCTAACCAGCTTCCCCGCGCCCGGCCGCGCGCAACCGGCCCTCTTCCGTTTTGCGGGAAGAGGGCACGCTGCGATAACGATGCACGCGCATGCCGCTTATTGCGCCGGCGGCGCTTCCGTCGGAGCCGGCGCCGGCGTCAAGGTCGCGACCGGCTTGGCTTTGGACAACAGCGCTTCCACCGATCCGGTAGTGATCGGGTGGTAGCCCGGCTTGGCCTTGGCGAACACTTCCTGGGCGAAGGCCAGCCCGTCGGGCGTTTTCGATAGCGCCTCGTACGTGGGCATGATCAGCTTGCGGCGGCCGATGCGCTGCAGGAATTCGGCGATCGCCGGGCGCGCTTCCGGATAACCGCTGCGCACCGTGAGCGGATACCAGCGTTGCGCGATCTCGCCGTTGGGCGTGCCGGTGAACTTGTAGGCCGCATCCAACTGCGCCACTTGATCGTGCATGAGCGTTTCGGGCATGGCTTCGATGAAGTGCACCCATTCCTGCGTGGTCCAGGCCGACGTGATCACCGGCGGCGGCAACTGCGCGCTGCCCAGCCAAGCCAGCCGCGCCGAATCGACCACGCCGAAACGCGGCGACAGGGCCTGCGGCGCGCCGACCGGAACGCCCGGTTCGTACAACCAGGCGTCGAACTCGGCTTGCGTCACCTTGTTAGGGTACTTGTCGAGCAGGTTTTTCTTGGCGTAGTCGGCGAACTGCGCGGTGGAAATGCTCTGGAACGCGAAATGATCGAAATAGCCGCGCAGGAACGCGTCGAAGTTCTCGCGGCCGAAACGCTCTTCCAGGAACTGCAGGAACCAAGCGCCTTTGGTGTAAACGGTGGAACTGGAGGTGCCGTCCGGATCGGGCAACGCATCGGGCTTCAGCGCCAGCGCCTGCAACTTGGGATCCAGATCCTTGAACTCGGCCTTCAGTTCGTTGCGCGAGATCACACGCTCCATGTCGGCCTGTTCCTTGCCGTACAGCGCTTCGACCAGGCGGTTCTCCACATAACTGGTCACGCCTTCGTTGAGCCAGGCGTCTTTTGCGCTGGAGAAGGTTACCAAGTTGCCAGACCAGCTGTGCGCCAACTCATGCGCGACCAGCGACACCAGCGACTTGTCGCCGACGATCACCGTCGGCGTGGCGAAGGTCATGCGCGGATTTTCCATGCCGCCGTACGGGAACGAAGGCGGCAGCACCAGGATGTCGTAGCGGCCCCAGCGATAGGGACCGTACAACTTCTCGGCGGTTTCGATCATTTTTTCGGTGTCGACGAATTCGGCCGCGGCCTTCTCCACCATCGCCGGCTCGGCCCAGACGCCACTGCGTCCGGAGAG encodes:
- a CDS encoding M1 family metallopeptidase; translation: MRLPLLVSCLAVALVAGCSRESAQPAPPAAAPQAAAVKTIDEHSYAEPAKVATSDIALELALDFASKTIAGTATYTLDWKDPAAHQLVLDTRDLTIEKAEGENAPGQWTPLKFAMAPADKVLGSKLTIEVPARNARVRVAYKTSPGASGLQWLEPPMTEGKQQPFMFSQSQQIHARSWVPLQDTPSVRFTYTAHVVAPADAMVLMSADNDPAAPRDGDYTFKMPQKIPSYLLAIAAGDLVFKPLSGRSGVWAEPAMVEKAAAEFVDTEKMIETAEKLYGPYRWGRYDILVLPPSFPYGGMENPRMTFATPTVIVGDKSLVSLVAHELAHSWSGNLVTFSSAKDAWLNEGVTSYVENRLVEALYGKEQADMERVISRNELKAEFKDLDPKLQALALKPDALPDPDGTSSSTVYTKGAWFLQFLEERFGRENFDAFLRGYFDHFAFQSISTAQFADYAKKNLLDKYPNKVTQAEFDAWLYEPGVPVGAPQALSPRFGVVDSARLAWLGSAQLPPPVITSAWTTQEWVHFIEAMPETLMHDQVAQLDAAYKFTGTPNGEIAQRWYPLTVRSGYPEARPAIAEFLQRIGRRKLIMPTYEALSKTPDGLAFAQEVFAKAKPGYHPITTGSVEALLSKAKPVATLTPAPAPTEAPPAQ